A portion of the Chiloscyllium punctatum isolate Juve2018m chromosome 5, sChiPun1.3, whole genome shotgun sequence genome contains these proteins:
- the LOC140476808 gene encoding probable G-protein coupled receptor 141, producing MSATSNTVFSTGSFTTSNSTSNGSSCCDPLGSTYNAALIAIYTLVLVGGSTGAIIMTWKIKTDSKSVTSTAMVNLILMHTFFLLTVPFRISYYVLAEWKFGEMLCRLVSAMIHAHMYLCFVFYVSIVVIRMISFFREKKTMEFYQPWHAGAVSLVVWTLVFFAVFPLFLGFYGTSKKYNQKQCFQFQAEIAKEFVKFVNHLSGAIVLSTICVLLAIQIYIIMKLTNKHVGTFRKQQQFGAQTKTLLFLLIMILCFLPYLGFRLFYINQIVMYPCSLTLHTVNEIFLALTAMSCFDVLTFLVLAH from the coding sequence ATGTCAGCAACAAGTAACACAGTATTCTCAACAGGATCATTCACAACCAGCAATTCAACATCCAATGGCTCATCCTGTTGTGATCCACTTGGATCCACCTATAATGCAGCTTTAATAGCAATTTACACCCTTGTGCTCGTGGGAGGTTCTACTGGTGCCATCATCATGACGTGGAAAATAAAAACCGACAGCAAATCTGTGACATCCACTGCCATGGTCAATCTGATATTGATGCACACGTTCTTTCTCCTAACTGTGCCTTTCCGCATCTCTTATTACGTTCTTGCTGAATGGAAGTTTGGTGAAATGCTTTGTAGGCTGGTGAGTGCAATGATTCATGCTCACATGTACCTGTGCTTCGTGTTCTATGTGTCCATAGTTGTCATCAGAATGATTAGTTTCTttcgagaaaagaagacaatggAGTTTTATCAACCTTGGCATGCGGGCGCTGTGAGCCTGGTCGTCTGGACATTGGTGTTTTTTGCTGTTTTCCCACTGTTTCTGGGTTTCTATGGTACTTCAAAGAAATATAACCAAAagcaatgttttcagttccaggCTGAAATTGCAAAAGAATTTGTGAAATTTGTAAACCATCTTTCTGGCGCTATTGTACTATCGACAATCTGTGTTTTGCTTGCCATTCAGATATACATCATAATGAAATTAACGAACAAACATGTAGGCACCTTTCGCAAGCAGCAGCAATTTGGAGCTCAAACAAAAACGTTGCTATTTTTATTGATTATGATTTTGTGTTTTTTACCATACCTTGGATTCAGATTGTTCTACATAAACCAAATTGTGATGTACCCATGTTCATTGACCTTACACACTGTTAATGAAATATTTTTAGCACTGACTGCAATGAGCTGTTTTGATGTACTTACCTTCCTCGTGCTGGCACATTGA
- the LOC140476772 gene encoding probable G-protein coupled receptor 141, with translation MNNTTSLTSNDSSYCDPLGSTYNAALIAIYTLVLVGGSTGAIIMTWKIKSDSKSVTSTAVVNLILMHTFFLLTVPFRISYYILDVWMFGSIFCKLVSAMIHAHMYLCFMFYVAIVVIRMISFFQKKKTMDFYQPWHAVAVSLVLWVLVLVAVFPLFLTYFDSSEKDDKCFQFTVTSASSYVKVMNHLAVISVLTILGVLLAIQMGIMVRLMIRYQNTLRNQQEFGAQTKTLLFILIMICFVPYLGFRLFYVSQKQCSKTLNIMNEIFLALTSMSCFDVLAFLVASH, from the coding sequence ATGAACAATACAACATCCTTAACCAGCAATGACTCGTCTTATTGTGATCCACTTGGATCCACCTATAATGCAGCTTTAATAGCAATTTACACCCTTGTGCTCGTGGGAGGTTCTACTGGTGCCATCATCATGACATGGAAAATAAAATCCGACAGCAAATCTGTGACATCCACTGCCGTGGTCAATCTTATATTGATGCACACGTTCTTTCTCCTAACTGTGCCTTTCCGAATCTCTTATTATATTCTTGATGTGTGGATGTTTGGTTCAATATTTTGTAAGCTGGTTAGTGCAATGATTCATGCTCACATGTACCTGTGCTTCATGTTCTACGTGGCCATAGTTGTCATAAGGATGATCAGTTTCTTTCAAAAAAAGAAGACAATGGATTTTTACCAACCTTGGCATGCAGTTGCTGTGAGCCTAGTTCTTTGGGTCCTGGTGCTTGTTGCTGTTTTCCCACTGTTTCTAACATATTTTGACAGCTCTGAAAAGGATGATAAATGTTTTCAATTCACAGTTACAAGTGCATCATCATATGTGAAGGTTATGAACCATCTTGCAGTTATTAGTGTGTTAACAATTTTAGGTGTTTTACTTGCCATCCAGATGGGCATAATGGTACGATTGATGATCCGTTACCAAAATACTTTGCGCAATCAGCAAGAATTTGGAGCTCAAACAAAGACACTGTTATTTATATTAATTATGATTTGTTTTGTTCCTTATCTTGGATTCAGGCTGTTCTATGTAAGCCAAAAGCAATGTTCAAAAACCTTAAATATTATGAATGAGATATTTTTAGCTCTGACTTCAATGAGCTGTTTTGATGTGCTTGCTTTCCTAGTGGCTTCCCACTGA